The Chlorocebus sabaeus isolate Y175 chromosome 1, mChlSab1.0.hap1, whole genome shotgun sequence genome includes a region encoding these proteins:
- the LOC103247957 gene encoding olfactory receptor 52M1-like, whose product MLTPNNACSMPTSFQLTGIPGLESLHIWLSIPFGSMYLVAVLGNMTILAVVRMEHSLHQPMYFFLCMLAVIDLVLSTSTMPKLLAIFWFGAHNIGVNACLAQMFFIHCFATVESGIFLAMAFDRYVAICDPLHHTSLLTHAVAGRLGLAALLRGVIYIGPLPLMIHLRLPLYQTQIIAHSYCEHMAVVALACGDTRINNLYGMGIGFLVLILDSLAITASYVMIFRAVMGLATSEARLKTLGTCGSHICAILVFYIPIAVSSLTYRFGHRVPPHIHILLANLYLLIPPILNPIVYAVRTKQIRETLLHIKARTQTR is encoded by the coding sequence ATGTTAACCCCAAATAATGCCTGCTCCATGCCTACCTCTTTCCAGCTCACTGGCATCCCTGGCCTGGAATCCCTGCACATCTGGCTCTCCATCCCCTTTGGCTCCATGTACCTGGTAGCTGTGCTGGGGAACATGACCATTCTGGCAGTGGTAAGGATGGAGCACAGCCTGCATCAGCCCATGTACTTTTTCCTGTGCATGTTGGCTGTCATTGACTTGGTCCTGTCAACCTCTACCATGCCCAAACTACTGGCCATCTTCTGGTTTGGTGCCCATAACATTGGTGTGAATGCCTGTTTGGCCCAGATGTTCTTCATTCATTGCTTTGCCACTGTTGAGTCAGGCATCTTCCTTGCCATGGCTTTCGATCGCTATGTGGCCATCTGTGACCCACTGCACCATACCTCGTTGCTCACCCATGCTGTGGCAGGTCGTTTGGGACTGGCTGCCCTCCTCCGAGGGGTAATCTACATTGGACCTCTGCCCCTAATGATTCACCTGAGGTTACCCCTTTACCAGACCCAAATCATTGCCCATTCCTACTGTGAGCACATGGCTGTGGTCGCCTTGGCATGTGGTGACACAAGGATCAACAACTTATATGGAATGGGGATTGGCTTCCTGGTATTAATCCTGGATTCATTGGCCATCACTGCCTCCTATGTGATGATTTTCAGGGCTGTAATGGGCTTGGCCACCTCTGAAGCCAGGCTTAAAACCTTAGGGACATGTGGCTCTCACATCTGTGCCATCCTCGTCTTCTACATCCCCATTGCTGTTTCCTCTCTCACATACCGCTTTGGCCATCGTGTGCCTCCCCATATCCATATCCTTTTGGCCAACCTTTACCTCCTCATCCCACCTATCCTCAACCCAATTGTCTATGCTGTCCGCACCAAGCAGATCCGAGAGACTCTTCTCCATATTAAGGCAAGGACTCAAACCAGGTGA